The Methylotenera sp. G11 genome includes a window with the following:
- a CDS encoding CpaF family protein translates to MENSNTKTLRGELREHDQSVERNLLAERVVALNQTAMQTGLLQQTETPGVTASTYTQIRHKLHRGLLDLLNPQAVSNATFEQIKNAVEDYVMTALVQESLPLSRHERGRLVEDLLYEVLGLGPLSPLMTDSTVSDILVNGPHHIFVERHGLLEMTDVHFHDDEHLMLTIERILSRVGRRVDESSPMADARLADGSRVNVIIPPLAFKGPSISIRRFMRNILEVNELVMGGALTQEAADFLKLAVKAQLNIIISGGTGSGKTTMLNCLSQYIDDGERIVTIEDTAELQLNQVHVVGLEARPANTEGKGNVSIRDLVKNSLRMRPDRIIVGEVRGAEALDMLQAMNTGHDGSLATLHSNSPRDTLARMETMMLMAELDLPQRVLREQIASAVNLIVHVNRYPNGARKVSNITEVIGIDNGVILTQDIFVTRREGEHMVMKATGIMPSIATILDERGIELDSNLFAT, encoded by the coding sequence ATGGAAAATTCCAATACAAAAACACTACGTGGCGAACTGCGCGAGCACGATCAATCAGTAGAGCGTAATTTACTGGCTGAACGGGTAGTGGCTCTCAATCAAACGGCCATGCAGACTGGCTTACTGCAGCAGACGGAAACTCCGGGAGTTACTGCATCCACCTACACTCAGATCAGGCATAAACTACATCGCGGTTTGCTGGATTTACTGAACCCACAGGCGGTAAGCAACGCAACATTTGAACAGATTAAAAATGCTGTTGAAGACTATGTCATGACAGCGCTAGTGCAAGAATCCCTACCATTATCCCGGCATGAGCGCGGCCGCCTAGTAGAAGATCTGCTATACGAAGTATTAGGTTTAGGCCCCCTGTCACCGTTAATGACTGACTCAACCGTGTCTGATATTCTGGTAAATGGTCCACATCATATATTTGTTGAGCGCCATGGCTTGCTGGAGATGACAGATGTGCATTTTCACGATGATGAACATTTAATGTTGACCATCGAAAGAATACTGTCACGCGTTGGCCGTCGTGTGGATGAGTCCAGCCCAATGGCGGACGCACGCCTGGCAGACGGAAGTCGTGTCAATGTGATCATTCCGCCATTAGCTTTTAAAGGCCCATCCATATCAATTCGTCGCTTTATGCGCAATATCCTTGAAGTAAATGAATTAGTGATGGGGGGAGCTCTCACCCAGGAAGCGGCCGACTTTCTAAAACTAGCAGTCAAAGCACAGCTCAACATCATCATTTCCGGCGGCACTGGTTCAGGTAAAACAACCATGCTGAATTGCCTCTCACAATATATTGATGATGGTGAGCGTATTGTCACTATTGAAGACACTGCGGAACTTCAGTTGAACCAAGTACATGTGGTTGGTTTGGAGGCCAGACCGGCAAACACTGAAGGTAAAGGCAACGTTTCGATTAGAGACCTGGTTAAAAATAGCTTACGGATGCGGCCAGATCGCATCATTGTAGGTGAGGTACGGGGGGCAGAGGCGCTTGATATGCTGCAGGCCATGAATACCGGTCACGATGGCTCATTGGCAACATTGCATTCCAATAGCCCAAGAGACACTTTGGCCAGGATGGAAACTATGATGTTAATGGCCGAGCTGGATTTACCCCAGCGTGTACTGCGTGAGCAAATTGCTTCAGCGGTTAACCTGATTGTGCATGTCAATCGCTACCCTAATGGCGCCAGAAAGGTATCTAACATTACCGAAGTAATTGGTATTGATAATGGGGTCATACTGACCCAGGATATTTTCGTGACCAGGCGAGAAGGCGAGCATATGGTAATGAAAGCCACCGGCATTATGCCTTCTATAGCGACTATATTAGATGAACGCGGTATTGAGTTAGACAGCAATCTTTTCGCAACATAA
- a CDS encoding ATP-binding protein, translated as MNTQDKFPLSLLQNSIDVRKEYFYRKTINHPRLEMAKNDVLSLVDTSDEPDIMIVTGPTGVGKTTLAAKIEDQLLERNMMRMQSDKSHLPVIRVDAIPPDKDIKFDWKDFYTRLLYAFSDPCISQKQLFEDEIYMEQPISPHYSMNTVAALRRAVENTMKMRGTRALIIDEANHLLMVDPKLMRRQFEVIKSLSQKCNVTIILIDTYDLLEILEQSAQLVRRGRVVHMARYDDYIAADNMAFKNALYSFQRHMPFKVEPDLIKHLNIFYLKSAGCIGILKKWLNNAVREGLKKNLETIDMEFILQYAHSNKSIQTVLKEAFTGESKLKDIDVKELRGMLKLHHENIGKVATQVTDVLPTGADGEQISLPNLPPDKKSVKGQVGKRNPKRDKTELNFALFS; from the coding sequence ATGAACACTCAAGACAAATTCCCGCTGTCATTGCTGCAAAACTCTATCGACGTCCGCAAGGAATATTTCTACCGCAAGACGATCAACCATCCGCGACTGGAGATGGCCAAGAATGACGTTCTGTCCCTTGTTGATACCAGCGACGAACCGGACATCATGATCGTCACGGGGCCGACCGGCGTCGGCAAAACCACCTTAGCGGCAAAGATCGAAGATCAGTTACTGGAGCGCAATATGATGCGCATGCAATCGGACAAGTCACATTTGCCGGTTATCCGGGTCGATGCGATCCCACCGGATAAAGATATAAAGTTTGACTGGAAGGATTTCTATACCCGTTTGCTGTATGCCTTCAGCGATCCATGCATCTCACAAAAACAACTGTTTGAAGATGAAATCTACATGGAGCAGCCAATCTCGCCACATTACTCTATGAACACCGTGGCAGCATTACGGCGCGCCGTAGAAAATACCATGAAGATGCGAGGCACCCGAGCGTTGATCATAGATGAGGCCAATCATTTGCTGATGGTAGACCCCAAGCTCATGCGTCGGCAGTTTGAAGTCATTAAATCACTCTCGCAGAAATGTAACGTGACCATAATTTTGATTGACACCTACGATTTGCTGGAAATTCTGGAGCAGAGTGCTCAGTTGGTTCGCCGCGGGCGTGTGGTGCATATGGCACGATATGACGACTATATCGCCGCCGACAATATGGCATTCAAGAATGCTCTGTACTCCTTTCAGCGGCATATGCCGTTCAAGGTCGAACCCGATCTCATCAAGCATCTGAACATTTTTTATCTGAAATCGGCTGGTTGTATCGGCATTCTCAAGAAATGGCTTAATAACGCAGTCCGGGAGGGTTTAAAGAAGAACCTTGAAACCATTGATATGGAATTTATATTGCAATATGCACACTCCAATAAAAGCATTCAGACCGTTTTGAAGGAAGCCTTTACTGGAGAATCCAAGCTCAAGGACATCGATGTCAAGGAATTGCGCGGTATGCTCAAATTGCATCATGAGAATATCGGCAAGGTTGCAACACAAGTTACAGATGTTTTGCCGACAGGTGCAGATGGTGAGCAAATATCCCTGCCAAATCTTCCGCCGGATAAAAAGTCAGTCAAAGGCCAAGTCGGCAAACGCAATCCCAAGCGTGACAAAACGGAGTTGAATTTTGCTTTATTCTCCTGA
- a CDS encoding type II secretion system F family protein yields MFYIIALLILVLFSLLVFDYIVTSREDRIRERLLEGVLGTDEEDISLWADAADLLKVDAFRQLIEKSTLTRSFDIKLKRSGLEISLIKGLILMVLGAVSGALVAYYYFDNISAAVAGVLIIPGVMWFLLSHLAQRRLKKHDQQLPALITGLITTMGAGGTPMQALQVASKNAPKPISESVEMLVNGMQIGRSPNAAWKDWSEFWDTPSCKLISTGVRLKWESGGQMTAILVHILETLEFHKRMELRVSTLTAQAKLSAWVLSTLPVALALLTNAYRPDLFDSMLTDRLGIKLLIAAGVMTLVGFIWLRKIARLKN; encoded by the coding sequence ATGTTTTACATCATTGCATTATTAATATTGGTTTTGTTCAGTTTGCTGGTATTCGATTACATTGTAACGTCCAGAGAAGACAGGATACGCGAACGTCTTTTAGAGGGTGTGTTAGGTACGGATGAGGAAGATATCAGCCTATGGGCCGATGCTGCGGATTTGCTGAAAGTTGATGCATTTCGTCAATTAATCGAGAAAAGTACACTCACAAGAAGTTTTGATATCAAGCTAAAACGTTCCGGTTTGGAAATATCACTCATCAAAGGCCTGATATTAATGGTACTCGGTGCAGTATCAGGGGCTTTAGTCGCCTATTACTATTTCGATAATATATCTGCGGCAGTTGCAGGTGTATTGATAATCCCAGGCGTAATGTGGTTTTTGCTTAGTCATTTAGCGCAGCGCCGCTTAAAAAAGCATGATCAGCAGCTGCCGGCCTTAATCACAGGCTTAATTACGACCATGGGCGCTGGCGGCACACCAATGCAGGCGTTGCAAGTTGCTTCAAAAAATGCCCCCAAACCGATTTCAGAGTCAGTAGAAATGTTGGTCAACGGCATGCAAATCGGCAGGTCACCCAACGCTGCATGGAAAGATTGGTCTGAATTCTGGGATACGCCATCATGCAAATTAATTTCAACTGGAGTGCGTCTTAAATGGGAATCAGGCGGCCAGATGACTGCAATACTGGTGCATATTCTTGAAACACTGGAGTTTCATAAACGCATGGAACTAAGGGTGAGTACGCTCACCGCACAAGCAAAACTGTCTGCATGGGTATTATCCACCCTGCCCGTTGCATTAGCGCTACTTACCAATGCATACCGCCCAGATCTTTTTGATTCCATGCTAACGGACCGTTTGGGAATCAAATTACTGATTGCTGCCGGCGTGATGACGCTAGTGGGTTTTATCTGGTTACGTAAAATCGCACGTCTTAAGAATTAG
- a CDS encoding tetratricopeptide repeat protein — protein sequence MPNRIRSHVLEERSLAFLREVFPDSWVIHSFSKDYGIDVQVELFTENGDRTGIRFYGQVKATDNDVSDDVLRLDRSHFEYWSGHTDPVALFRYFDTTKQLQWCWLHDVDWLMKPGNESLDVAGLLKTWNIAISPTEVEKYLHARRQALFEPLIPPYEITIEQLDNNDVAPVIAAKIASKIKSKSFKVLPREMSIGHFQLIFAPNKIASSYSGLPGFVFHHKEKLTEGELVEHALLATFLCACRYERIIFARSLASVSAPLLYRAAGEELRLQFFDAMIFSLGLMSAVEMITPLLNGEADSSLPWFIFSTTCAASSWRYGEAHTWSALLESWLEKPPIPENIGPFAYNLGNSLASQGRWEEAREAYSIAIAKDATYDRRSYFWSEYGAANFEIGNFEEASNCYKKALTLEDSSENRWRLGDTLFNAGQFAKASEQLQIALPEVGERNRTYVELLLMVCNELREVWGLESQTGSPIEERDMDVLQQYTSAMNEGEIIAHLLPLMNKNAIDGCLNFNAGVLASRDGYYSIAAYRFLTCALKQRGDTEAWVNSIMCALNSGNAYLAILSAKTAHFFVGEEFLPWALGMMPGSPQIPAQIADSWRSLMTELVESFEQDRTGSEEIPVLRIHTPDGTKVFHLGNNNMG from the coding sequence ATGCCCAATCGGATACGTAGCCACGTTCTCGAAGAACGATCACTCGCTTTCTTACGAGAAGTATTTCCAGACTCCTGGGTGATTCATTCTTTTAGTAAAGATTATGGGATCGATGTTCAGGTAGAACTATTTACTGAGAATGGAGACCGCACAGGGATTCGTTTCTACGGTCAAGTTAAAGCTACAGACAATGACGTAAGCGATGATGTTTTAAGACTAGATCGCTCGCATTTCGAATACTGGTCTGGACATACTGACCCGGTTGCACTGTTCCGGTACTTTGATACGACGAAACAGTTGCAGTGGTGTTGGTTGCATGATGTCGATTGGCTTATGAAGCCAGGGAATGAGTCCTTAGACGTGGCCGGTTTATTGAAAACATGGAATATAGCTATTTCTCCGACGGAGGTTGAAAAATACCTACACGCAAGAAGGCAAGCACTGTTTGAGCCGCTTATCCCTCCGTACGAAATCACCATTGAGCAATTAGACAACAACGATGTCGCACCAGTTATCGCCGCAAAGATCGCTAGCAAAATCAAATCAAAGAGCTTCAAGGTTCTTCCGCGAGAAATGTCAATTGGCCATTTTCAGTTGATCTTCGCTCCTAACAAGATAGCTTCAAGCTACAGCGGCCTACCGGGCTTCGTGTTTCACCACAAGGAGAAACTAACGGAAGGCGAGCTAGTAGAGCATGCTCTATTGGCGACATTCCTTTGCGCATGTCGATATGAACGAATTATCTTTGCAAGATCACTTGCTAGCGTTTCGGCACCACTCCTATATCGCGCCGCTGGAGAAGAGCTAAGACTCCAGTTCTTCGACGCAATGATTTTTTCCTTAGGGCTAATGTCGGCCGTAGAAATGATTACCCCTTTGCTAAACGGTGAAGCCGATTCGTCGTTGCCGTGGTTCATTTTCTCGACAACATGCGCTGCTTCATCATGGAGATATGGCGAGGCGCATACCTGGTCAGCATTGCTCGAGAGTTGGTTGGAAAAGCCACCCATCCCTGAGAATATCGGTCCGTTCGCCTACAACTTGGGTAACTCGCTTGCTAGCCAAGGGAGATGGGAAGAAGCCCGTGAAGCATACAGTATTGCGATAGCAAAAGATGCTACTTATGATCGCAGGTCATATTTCTGGAGCGAGTACGGAGCAGCAAATTTCGAAATAGGAAATTTTGAAGAAGCCTCTAACTGTTACAAGAAAGCACTTACTCTGGAAGATTCCTCAGAAAATCGTTGGCGCCTTGGAGACACTCTCTTTAATGCGGGTCAATTCGCAAAGGCCAGCGAGCAACTCCAAATTGCATTACCTGAAGTAGGTGAACGTAATCGGACCTATGTCGAGCTTCTCTTAATGGTGTGTAATGAACTTCGCGAAGTGTGGGGGTTGGAGTCACAGACTGGCTCACCAATCGAGGAACGCGATATGGACGTGTTGCAGCAATATACGTCAGCCATGAATGAAGGTGAGATCATCGCGCACCTTCTTCCACTTATGAATAAGAATGCAATTGATGGTTGCCTTAACTTTAACGCTGGTGTGTTAGCCAGTCGAGATGGTTACTACTCAATTGCTGCATACAGATTCCTGACTTGCGCTCTTAAGCAACGTGGGGATACGGAGGCATGGGTTAACTCAATCATGTGCGCTCTAAACTCTGGGAACGCCTACTTGGCAATCCTTTCGGCTAAGACTGCACACTTTTTCGTGGGCGAAGAATTTTTACCATGGGCGCTTGGCATGATGCCGGGTAGTCCACAAATTCCTGCACAAATAGCAGATTCATGGCGGTCCTTAATGACCGAACTAGTCGAGTCATTTGAACAGGATCGAACAGGGAGTGAAGAAATTCCGGTACTTCGAATTCATACGCCAGATGGCACAAAGGTGTTTCATTTAGGCAACAACAATATGGGCTAA
- a CDS encoding nucleotide-binding protein, with protein sequence MRILIISSQQTFRQQVQAICLRLPDRIVSLRTAESIGQGLELALQFEAQVVFIDLTRNIEAGILAIEQLALITNRMVVVSIDKFSTEFMSRTIRAGAREILAQPVQEEDIHQIIQKTELLLTGNSSQQPERTGKIFMCFSSKGGVGKTTLACNLAITLQQRFGNNQVALIDANTEAPNIAPMLDLRPQRWLRDAIAEYRRLDSELLKELMTVHEPSGLNVLAHSGDNPLGLDFSEDQLSKILLVAKGTYDWVVVDTFPLLSSLNLSLMDLSDEILLVTEGVVPSLRSARHNLEMLKKAGYNENRIRIILNKYTPFKGNVSPELVEETLAWPIKDVIPYDVHSTIAANSGLPLVQMFPDRDVTLAIADLVDALTGVESAPALPEAFIERQLRLFRNWLNIN encoded by the coding sequence ATGCGCATTCTCATTATCAGTTCACAGCAAACATTCAGACAGCAAGTGCAGGCAATTTGCCTGCGATTGCCTGACCGTATTGTTAGCTTACGTACGGCAGAGTCCATTGGCCAGGGCTTAGAACTGGCATTACAATTTGAAGCCCAGGTAGTTTTTATTGATCTGACCAGGAACATAGAAGCCGGCATTCTAGCCATAGAGCAATTGGCGCTGATCACCAATCGTATGGTGGTAGTGAGTATAGATAAATTCAGTACTGAATTTATGTCGCGTACCATAAGGGCAGGTGCGCGTGAGATTCTAGCCCAGCCAGTTCAGGAAGAGGATATCCATCAGATCATTCAGAAAACGGAACTGTTATTGACGGGTAACAGTTCGCAGCAGCCAGAGCGCACCGGTAAGATATTCATGTGTTTTTCAAGCAAAGGCGGTGTAGGAAAGACCACACTTGCATGCAACCTTGCCATCACTTTGCAGCAGAGATTCGGTAACAATCAAGTTGCCCTCATTGATGCCAATACTGAAGCGCCAAATATCGCACCCATGCTGGATCTGCGCCCGCAGAGATGGCTTCGCGATGCCATTGCAGAGTATCGACGCCTTGACTCCGAACTGTTAAAAGAGCTGATGACAGTTCACGAACCCTCTGGTTTGAATGTGCTGGCACATAGTGGCGACAACCCTCTTGGGTTGGATTTTTCTGAAGACCAGCTATCTAAAATTTTGTTAGTTGCCAAAGGCACGTATGACTGGGTTGTTGTGGATACTTTCCCATTACTTTCTAGCCTTAACCTTTCTCTAATGGATCTATCAGATGAGATTTTACTGGTTACAGAAGGTGTAGTGCCTTCACTTCGCAGTGCACGGCATAATCTCGAAATGTTAAAAAAAGCTGGCTACAACGAAAATAGAATACGAATCATTTTAAATAAATATACCCCCTTCAAAGGCAATGTATCCCCTGAGTTAGTTGAGGAAACATTAGCCTGGCCGATTAAAGACGTTATCCCATACGATGTACATTCCACCATTGCTGCGAACAGCGGGTTACCGCTAGTACAAATGTTTCCAGACCGTGATGTCACGCTGGCTATTGCTGACCTGGTAGATGCCCTAACCGGTGTAGAGTCTGCACCAGCATTGCCTGAGGCTTTTATTGAACGTCAATTGCGACTATTCCGTAACTGGTTAAATATTAATTGA
- a CDS encoding type II and III secretion system protein family protein, which yields MATKVLNTFFGIILVMLFSVNHVQAETKAKPANNTRYLKITKGHSYPLRLANDIETLAIGDPNVIQVATLKPNMIIISGQMTGSTSLTIFSADNQNTSYVVQVTNDTTQLKTLLNQIEPNVKVDEIGEVIVLKGTVKTAAALNRVLTIADRFMSSSATPDFSVISDQGGVLAGNTDETEEVNPVRQNLALQILNINSRQNGGQGGNQGSATRGNRGGVAASLNQPLYPNKGNLAQNISRGDVVMVAQGKVMSLIKVESQPKVEIQMQIVAVDRNKTDELGWDWRLTSMIENGGSTTGVSIGSMLGGVSPSIGNGIGGTGNTGVTNVGTSTIAGILSYANPAQGITLGLVNFLKLIEEKGAGATLSEPLITALSGESASFLVGGSLPIPVQMISAGSTTQNPVVSTNVTFVQYGLSLIVRPTVLENGKISIILDQSISEPDYTNAFTLMGAPIPSFRQKTVSTLTESASGETWAVAGLLTEEDSKKFSEVPYFSQIPVLGSLFKKKNNKVSRNELFIVVNARRVDGVNNTTQNFNDSGNLKPTDDNLINNESVNDASTTEESEATLNNKLATAKPEQKKEAINKNKKISAVNDIKKNSLSDVNQKLPLIVNGLPKKTPQQADDAFSPAIEPKSVHTRQINNTSSLPAVDAQIQDSTSKPINEPPNLDDSARLFDGISYLLDTDVELNLFTQTANLPKLRPNNRFPFLKSKKPLTESTQG from the coding sequence ATGGCAACAAAAGTTTTAAATACTTTTTTTGGAATAATCCTGGTGATGTTATTTTCTGTTAACCATGTGCAAGCAGAAACAAAAGCAAAACCTGCAAATAACACGCGTTACCTCAAAATCACAAAAGGTCACTCCTATCCACTACGCCTGGCGAATGACATTGAAACATTGGCGATTGGGGATCCCAACGTCATTCAAGTAGCAACGCTTAAACCTAACATGATCATCATCAGCGGTCAGATGACCGGTAGCACTTCATTAACCATTTTTAGTGCAGATAACCAGAATACGTCCTATGTAGTGCAAGTGACCAACGACACTACACAACTCAAAACACTGTTGAACCAGATTGAACCCAACGTGAAGGTAGACGAAATTGGTGAGGTCATTGTACTCAAGGGAACCGTAAAAACAGCAGCGGCTCTGAATAGAGTTTTAACGATAGCAGATCGCTTTATGAGCTCATCTGCCACACCAGACTTTTCTGTTATTTCTGACCAAGGAGGTGTACTGGCAGGAAATACAGATGAAACTGAAGAAGTCAATCCAGTTAGACAAAACTTAGCGCTTCAAATACTAAATATCAATAGCCGACAAAATGGAGGGCAAGGAGGAAATCAGGGGAGCGCCACACGCGGAAACCGAGGCGGCGTAGCCGCATCATTAAATCAGCCTTTATATCCGAATAAGGGTAATCTGGCACAAAACATTTCACGCGGTGATGTAGTGATGGTCGCCCAGGGAAAAGTGATGAGTCTCATAAAGGTGGAAAGTCAGCCGAAAGTCGAAATTCAAATGCAAATCGTTGCCGTTGATAGAAACAAAACTGACGAACTGGGTTGGGACTGGCGACTTACAAGCATGATTGAGAACGGCGGCAGCACAACTGGTGTTAGCATTGGCAGCATGCTAGGTGGCGTTAGCCCAAGTATAGGAAACGGCATTGGTGGAACGGGAAATACGGGAGTTACTAATGTTGGCACATCAACTATTGCAGGAATATTAAGTTACGCAAATCCAGCGCAAGGTATCACGCTTGGGTTGGTTAATTTTCTAAAACTCATAGAAGAAAAAGGTGCCGGAGCAACTTTATCAGAGCCATTGATCACTGCATTAAGCGGCGAATCTGCTAGTTTTTTAGTGGGGGGCTCACTTCCAATACCTGTGCAAATGATATCCGCCGGTAGCACTACTCAAAATCCAGTGGTATCAACCAACGTTACTTTTGTGCAATATGGCCTGAGTCTAATTGTTAGACCGACGGTATTAGAGAACGGTAAGATCTCAATCATACTTGATCAGTCCATATCTGAGCCTGACTACACTAATGCATTCACATTGATGGGAGCCCCCATCCCTTCGTTCAGGCAAAAAACAGTCAGCACACTTACTGAGTCGGCCAGCGGTGAAACGTGGGCTGTAGCTGGCTTACTCACTGAAGAAGACAGTAAGAAATTCAGTGAAGTGCCATATTTTTCACAAATACCTGTGCTAGGTAGTTTATTTAAGAAGAAGAACAATAAGGTTTCTAGAAATGAGTTGTTTATTGTAGTTAATGCGAGACGTGTTGATGGTGTAAACAACACTACTCAGAATTTCAATGATTCCGGGAACTTGAAACCGACAGATGATAATTTAATCAATAATGAGTCTGTAAATGACGCAAGCACAACGGAAGAATCAGAAGCCACACTAAACAATAAGCTGGCGACAGCAAAACCAGAGCAAAAAAAAGAAGCAATTAATAAGAACAAAAAAATATCTGCTGTTAATGACATAAAGAAAAACAGCCTGTCAGATGTAAATCAAAAATTACCACTGATTGTAAATGGCCTACCAAAAAAGACTCCGCAACAGGCTGATGATGCTTTCAGTCCAGCTATAGAGCCGAAATCAGTCCATACAAGGCAAATTAATAACACAAGCAGTTTGCCAGCCGTAGACGCTCAAATACAAGATAGCACGTCAAAACCTATCAACGAGCCCCCAAATCTCGATGATTCAGCCAGGCTGTTTGATGGGATTTCCTATCTCTTAGATACCGATGTTGAGTTGAATCTGTTTACTCAGACGGCTAATTTACCAAAATTACGGCCAAATAATCGATTCCCATTTCTGAAATCTAAAAAACCATTGACTGAATCAACACAAGGTTAA
- a CDS encoding TniQ family protein, producing MFGLAPIGIGSGGSEGLISYLIRLSKAHCISPRLLLSTEFLPRMSEVNSGRHAMFYMDYAKTLHSTGKFANKFVTMTEELTGRDGLALLTALPWQEIIPAIGTGLMAQHPKWCSACLADYRNHHTPAYFKLSWGYALYQVCSVHHQHLVDECPWCGKHQPFIPVHASLGRCNYCYGWLGTCDKEPSNIHDPYQLWVAGAIEDMIIHSKDAMQKVTGELFREKLMKLTIALASNKKKRFSEMLGFTPSTMASWITKQQKPLFPQFLYLCHQLGEMPSELLMEDFDPYKIDIHFKSHAQKLHCISPKIGLQEPPKHEIYERLQAICNDTDDCRPLADIITELALTRKYLLYWFKKECEVISSKHKQWINRTALQKKKAQLQEVRNITWHLYEQGLYPSNRQVAKQLLPLKLCFAKMHLRTTHRNTLKELGLT from the coding sequence TTGTTCGGGCTGGCGCCGATTGGTATTGGCAGTGGCGGATCAGAAGGATTGATTTCCTATCTGATCCGTTTATCCAAAGCACATTGCATCAGCCCAAGGCTGTTGCTCAGCACCGAGTTTTTGCCACGCATGTCCGAGGTCAATTCCGGGCGACATGCGATGTTCTATATGGACTACGCTAAAACCTTACATAGCACTGGTAAGTTCGCGAATAAATTCGTGACCATGACGGAGGAACTGACCGGCAGGGATGGGCTTGCATTACTCACCGCCCTGCCATGGCAGGAAATAATCCCTGCGATAGGCACCGGTCTGATGGCACAACATCCCAAATGGTGCAGCGCCTGTTTGGCAGATTATCGAAACCATCACACGCCTGCCTACTTCAAGCTTTCCTGGGGCTATGCACTGTACCAAGTATGTTCAGTACATCATCAGCATTTGGTTGATGAATGCCCTTGGTGCGGCAAACACCAGCCCTTCATACCGGTTCATGCCAGCCTAGGCCGCTGCAATTACTGTTATGGCTGGCTTGGCACCTGCGACAAGGAACCATCCAATATCCATGATCCCTATCAGCTCTGGGTAGCTGGCGCGATTGAGGACATGATCATTCACAGCAAAGACGCCATGCAAAAAGTCACGGGTGAGTTGTTCCGGGAAAAACTCATGAAGCTGACTATTGCCCTGGCAAGCAATAAGAAAAAAAGGTTCTCGGAAATGCTGGGATTCACCCCTTCCACAATGGCCTCTTGGATTACGAAACAACAGAAACCGTTATTCCCGCAATTTCTGTATCTTTGCCACCAGCTGGGAGAGATGCCATCTGAATTGTTAATGGAAGACTTCGATCCCTATAAGATTGATATTCACTTTAAATCACATGCCCAAAAACTGCACTGCATAAGCCCCAAGATAGGTCTGCAGGAACCACCCAAGCACGAAATTTACGAACGTCTGCAGGCAATCTGTAATGATACGGATGATTGCAGGCCACTGGCCGACATCATTACCGAGCTGGCACTCACCAGAAAATATCTGCTCTACTGGTTCAAAAAAGAATGTGAAGTGATTTCATCGAAGCACAAGCAATGGATCAACCGGACCGCGCTACAAAAGAAAAAAGCACAGCTACAGGAAGTGCGGAATATTACCTGGCATCTCTATGAGCAAGGCTTATATCCTAGCAACAGGCAAGTAGCGAAACAACTGCTTCCACTAAAACTATGTTTTGCGAAAATGCATCTGCGAACCACCCATCGCAACACATTGAAGGAGTTAGGCTTAACGTAA